In one Mastacembelus armatus chromosome 19, fMasArm1.2, whole genome shotgun sequence genomic region, the following are encoded:
- the lmf1 gene encoding lipase maturation factor 1 isoform X2 has translation MWDSCGWESQLLETGFLAIFLCPVWTLSQVPRRCPPSLICIWTFRWLIIRIMLGAGLIKIRGDKCWRDLTCMDYHYETQPVPNPMSYYMHRSPWWFHRFETLSNHVIELIVPFFTFLGRRMCMVNGAIQILFQVVLIVSGNLSFLNWLTIVPSLACFDDAALSFLFCSGTGAKKAVLEIQSEDAGGRTPKPTKGMLIRRVVNVSLGVLIGYLSLPVVMNLLSSKQMMNTSFDPLRIVNTYGAFGSITKERTEVIFQGTLSLDPKDPEAIWEEYQFLCKPGDIYRRPCLISPYHYRLDWLMWFAAFQTYEQSEWVIHIAGRLLSNDSTVLSLLDHNPFQGRDPPRWVRGEHYKYKFSQPGSASAAQGKWWLRKRIGAYFPPVDLEGLRGYFQSRNWPHPHIPPNRS, from the exons GTTGGGAGAGCCAGCTGTTGGAGACAGGCTTTCTGGCCATTTTCCTGTGTCCAGTGTGGACTCTGTCCCAGGTACCCCGCCGTTGTCCCCCCTCCTTGATCTGCATCTGGACCTTCAGATGGCTCATAATCCGCATTATGCTGGGAGCC ggtCTCATTAAAATCCGAGGTGACAAATGCTGGCGAGACCTCACCTGCATGGACTACCACTATGAG ACCCAGCCAGTTCCCAACCCCATGTCATACTACATGCACCGCTCCCCATGGTGGTTCCATCGCTTCGAGACATTGTCCAACCATGTCATTGAGCTCATCGTCCCTTTTTTCACCTTCTTGGGCCGGCGGATGTGCATGGTCAACGGAGCTATCCAGATCCTGTTCCAG GTGGTTCTGATAGTGAGTGGGAACCTCAGTTTCCTCAATTGGCTGACCATTGTTCCCAGTCTGGCCTGCTTTGATGATGCAGCCCTCAGCTTCTTGTTTTGCTCTGGAACGGGAGCCAAGAAGGCAGTGCTGGAGATACAGAGTGAGGATGCAGGAGGACGCACACCCAAACCCACCAAAG gtaTGTTGATACGTCGAGTAGTGAACGTTTCTTTGGGTGTGCTGATTGGCTACCTCAGCCTCCCTGTGGTGATGAACCTGCTGAGTTCCAAACAGATGATGAACACCTCCTTCGACCCATTACGCATCGTCAACACCTACGGCGCATTTGGCAG CATCACTAAGGAGCGTACTGAGGTGATTTTCCAGGGGACTCTGAGTCTGGACCCAAAGGACCCTGAGGCGATTTGGGAGGAGTACCAGTTCCTGTGTAAACCGGGAGACATTTATCGACGGCCATGCCTCATATCGCCGTACCACTACCGTCTGGACTGGCTCATGTGGTTTGCTGCCTTCCAG ACCTATGAGCAGAGTGAGTGGGTGATCCACATAGCAGGACGCCTGCTATCCAATGACAGCACAGTCCTCTCGCTGCTCGACCACAACCCGTTCCAAGGCAGAGACCCTCCCAG GTGGGTGCGAGGAGAACACTACAAATACAAGTTCAGCCAGCCGGGCAGTGCCAGCGCAGCACAGGGGAAGTGGTGGCTGAGAAAACGCATTGGAGCCTACTTTCCTCCTGTGGACCTAGAAGGACTCAGGGGCTACTTTCAGTCCAGGAACTGGCCCCACCCGCATATACCACCAAACAGGAGCTAA